A single window of Crassostrea angulata isolate pt1a10 chromosome 8, ASM2561291v2, whole genome shotgun sequence DNA harbors:
- the LOC128159595 gene encoding 5-aminolevulinate synthase, erythroid-specific, mitochondrial-like isoform X3, with the protein MSTALRCPFLSRIPVNQVKKTASQLMSYAERCPVMVHAMSYMNGPDMMTVTDEPLEKQCPFFAKEGLTVSDVKSHISSLKDAAPKTEKTAPTADMPVAKATAAEATVTAPKYPSGISVEKTLEKIKLWGKGAEEEMKVKVEEEVQEKEATEAQQSKLFDYEDFFGAQIDRKKSDHTYRVFKKVMRRGREFPYAEDHSTGKKRDITVWCSNDYLGMSWHPKVMNAVSEALKNHGAGAGGTRNISGNSPLHEGLEAEIASLHEKEAALVFTSCYVANDTSLCTLGQTIPGVHMFSDAGNHASLIQGIRNSRVPKHIFRHNDPLHLEELLRKVDSGTPKIVVFETVHSMTGDISPLSELCDVAHKYGALTFVDEVHAVGLYGDQGAGVGQRDSCMDKIDIISGTLGKAFGNVGGYIASTSRTVDMIRSYGSGFIFTTSLPPTTLAGARASIQVLRGEEGKHLREKHQSNVRYLRQNLIEAGIPAIHSPSHIIPIHVGEAALCTHLSAELMNKHDIYVQAINYPTVARGSERLRVAPTPHHTKAMMDYFVSSIVRVWTDNGLELSRERSVCPDECEVCNKPLGIQILQAEEKVCGRSNCTYASLQDIFFTDNRRAVAMA; encoded by the exons ATGTCTACTGCCTTGCGATGCCCGTTTCTGTCGCGGATCCCCGTCAACCAAGTGAAGAAGACGGCAAGTCAGCTGATGTCGTACGCGGAGAGGTGCCCAGTCATGGTGCATGCGATGAGTTACATGAACGGCCCAGACATGATGACCGTCACAG ATGAGCCCCTTGAGAAGCAGTGTCCGTTCTTTGCCAAGGAAGGCCTGACTGTCAGCGATGTGAAGAGTCACATCTCCTCATTGAAAGATGCTGCTCCCAAGACAG aaaaaactgCCCCTACTGCTGATATGCCTGTTGCCAAGGCGACGGCTGCTGAGGCTACTGTCACTGCCCCGAAATACCCCTCAGGGATCAGCGTGGAGAAAACTCTGGAGAAAATCAAGCTGTGGGGCAAAGGTGCAGAGGAAG aaatgaaagtgaaagtagaagaGGAAGTACAGGAAAAAGAGGCCACAGAGG CCCAGCAGTCCAAGTTGTTTGACTACGAGGATTTCTTCGGGGCCCAGATCGACAGGAAAAAGAGCGACCACACCTACCGCGTGTTTAAGAAGGTGATGCGCCGTGGGAGGGAATTCCCCTACGCTGAGGACCACTCGACTGGCAAAAAGCGGGACATTACTGTGTGGTGCAGCAACGACTACCTGGGCATGAGCTGGCACCCAAAAGTCATGAATGCTGTCAG TGAAGCTCTGAAGAATCACGGGGCGGGGGCAGGCGGGACGCGAAATATATCAGGGAATTCCCCTCTCCACGAGGGGCTAGAGGCTGAGATAGCATCACTGCATGAGAAAGAGGCTGCTCTAGTGTTCACTTCCTGTTATGTGGCCAACGACACGTCTTTGTGCACACTAGGACAAACTATACCAg GTGTTCATATGTTCTCTGATGCTGGAAATCACGCCTCCCTGATCCAAGGAATAAGGAACAGCCGAGTCCCAAAACATATCTTCAGGCACAATGATCCCCTCCATTTAGAAGAACTGCTTCGTAAAGTGGATAGCGGCACCCCCAAGATTGTGGTCTTTGAAACTGTACATTCCATGACAG GTGACATATCCCCCCTGAGTGAGCTGTGTGACGTGGCCCATAAGTATGGTGCCCTGACCTTCGTGGACGAGGTTCACGCGGTCGGTCTGTATGGGGACCAGGGTGCAGGGGTCGGGCAGAGGGACAGCTGTATGGACAAGATTGACATCATCTCTGGAACTCTAG GTAAAGCCTTTGGGAACGTTGGGGGTTACATCGCCAGTACCTCGAGGACAGTGGACATGATCAGGAGTTACGGGTCGGGCTTCATCTTCACCACCAGTCTCCCTCCCACCACACTGGCGGGGGCCAGGGCGTCCATACAG GTTTTGCGCGGTGAAGAAGGCAAGCATCTGCGTGAAAAACATCAGAGCAACGTCCGTTACCTGCGACAGAACCTGATAGAGGCCGGTATACCTGCTATACACTCCCCGAGTCACATCATCCCCATTCAC GTCGGTGAAGCCGCCTTATGCACCCATCTATCCGCGGAGCTCATGAATAAACATGACATCTACGTCCAGGCCATCAACTATCCGACCGTGGCTCGCGGTAGCGAACGACTCCGTGTGGCTCCAACCCCTCACCACACCAAGGCCATGATGGACTACTTCGTGTCCTCCATTGTCAGAGTCTGGACTGACAATGGTCTGGAGTTGAGCAGGGAGAGATCCGTCTGTCCGGATGAGTGTGAGGTCTGCAACAAGCCGCTGGGGATCCAGATACTCCAGGCGGAAGAGAAAGTCTGCGGCCGATCCAACTGTACCTACGCCTCGCTCCAGGACATCTTCTTTACCGATAACCGCCGCGCTGTGGCAATGGCTTGA
- the LOC128159595 gene encoding 5-aminolevulinate synthase, erythroid-specific, mitochondrial-like isoform X4, translated as MLLWQRNIFRRTMSTALRCPFLSRIPVNQVKKTASQLMSYAERCPVMVHAMSYMNGPDMMTVTDEPLEKQCPFFAKEGLTVSDVKSHISSLKDAAPKTEKTAPTADMPVAKATAAEATVTAPKYPSGISVEKTLEKIKLWGKGAEEAQQSKLFDYEDFFGAQIDRKKSDHTYRVFKKVMRRGREFPYAEDHSTGKKRDITVWCSNDYLGMSWHPKVMNAVSEALKNHGAGAGGTRNISGNSPLHEGLEAEIASLHEKEAALVFTSCYVANDTSLCTLGQTIPGVHMFSDAGNHASLIQGIRNSRVPKHIFRHNDPLHLEELLRKVDSGTPKIVVFETVHSMTGDISPLSELCDVAHKYGALTFVDEVHAVGLYGDQGAGVGQRDSCMDKIDIISGTLGKAFGNVGGYIASTSRTVDMIRSYGSGFIFTTSLPPTTLAGARASIQVLRGEEGKHLREKHQSNVRYLRQNLIEAGIPAIHSPSHIIPIHVGEAALCTHLSAELMNKHDIYVQAINYPTVARGSERLRVAPTPHHTKAMMDYFVSSIVRVWTDNGLELSRERSVCPDECEVCNKPLGIQILQAEEKVCGRSNCTYASLQDIFFTDNRRAVAMA; from the exons ATGCTTCTCTGGCAAAGGAATATATTCAG GAGAACAATGTCTACTGCCTTGCGATGCCCGTTTCTGTCGCGGATCCCCGTCAACCAAGTGAAGAAGACGGCAAGTCAGCTGATGTCGTACGCGGAGAGGTGCCCAGTCATGGTGCATGCGATGAGTTACATGAACGGCCCAGACATGATGACCGTCACAG ATGAGCCCCTTGAGAAGCAGTGTCCGTTCTTTGCCAAGGAAGGCCTGACTGTCAGCGATGTGAAGAGTCACATCTCCTCATTGAAAGATGCTGCTCCCAAGACAG aaaaaactgCCCCTACTGCTGATATGCCTGTTGCCAAGGCGACGGCTGCTGAGGCTACTGTCACTGCCCCGAAATACCCCTCAGGGATCAGCGTGGAGAAAACTCTGGAGAAAATCAAGCTGTGGGGCAAAGGTGCAGAGGAAG CCCAGCAGTCCAAGTTGTTTGACTACGAGGATTTCTTCGGGGCCCAGATCGACAGGAAAAAGAGCGACCACACCTACCGCGTGTTTAAGAAGGTGATGCGCCGTGGGAGGGAATTCCCCTACGCTGAGGACCACTCGACTGGCAAAAAGCGGGACATTACTGTGTGGTGCAGCAACGACTACCTGGGCATGAGCTGGCACCCAAAAGTCATGAATGCTGTCAG TGAAGCTCTGAAGAATCACGGGGCGGGGGCAGGCGGGACGCGAAATATATCAGGGAATTCCCCTCTCCACGAGGGGCTAGAGGCTGAGATAGCATCACTGCATGAGAAAGAGGCTGCTCTAGTGTTCACTTCCTGTTATGTGGCCAACGACACGTCTTTGTGCACACTAGGACAAACTATACCAg GTGTTCATATGTTCTCTGATGCTGGAAATCACGCCTCCCTGATCCAAGGAATAAGGAACAGCCGAGTCCCAAAACATATCTTCAGGCACAATGATCCCCTCCATTTAGAAGAACTGCTTCGTAAAGTGGATAGCGGCACCCCCAAGATTGTGGTCTTTGAAACTGTACATTCCATGACAG GTGACATATCCCCCCTGAGTGAGCTGTGTGACGTGGCCCATAAGTATGGTGCCCTGACCTTCGTGGACGAGGTTCACGCGGTCGGTCTGTATGGGGACCAGGGTGCAGGGGTCGGGCAGAGGGACAGCTGTATGGACAAGATTGACATCATCTCTGGAACTCTAG GTAAAGCCTTTGGGAACGTTGGGGGTTACATCGCCAGTACCTCGAGGACAGTGGACATGATCAGGAGTTACGGGTCGGGCTTCATCTTCACCACCAGTCTCCCTCCCACCACACTGGCGGGGGCCAGGGCGTCCATACAG GTTTTGCGCGGTGAAGAAGGCAAGCATCTGCGTGAAAAACATCAGAGCAACGTCCGTTACCTGCGACAGAACCTGATAGAGGCCGGTATACCTGCTATACACTCCCCGAGTCACATCATCCCCATTCAC GTCGGTGAAGCCGCCTTATGCACCCATCTATCCGCGGAGCTCATGAATAAACATGACATCTACGTCCAGGCCATCAACTATCCGACCGTGGCTCGCGGTAGCGAACGACTCCGTGTGGCTCCAACCCCTCACCACACCAAGGCCATGATGGACTACTTCGTGTCCTCCATTGTCAGAGTCTGGACTGACAATGGTCTGGAGTTGAGCAGGGAGAGATCCGTCTGTCCGGATGAGTGTGAGGTCTGCAACAAGCCGCTGGGGATCCAGATACTCCAGGCGGAAGAGAAAGTCTGCGGCCGATCCAACTGTACCTACGCCTCGCTCCAGGACATCTTCTTTACCGATAACCGCCGCGCTGTGGCAATGGCTTGA
- the LOC128159595 gene encoding 5-aminolevulinate synthase, erythroid-specific, mitochondrial-like isoform X1 codes for MLLWQRNIFRRTMSTALRCPFLSRIPVNQVKKTASQLMSYAERCPVMVHAMSYMNGPDMMTVTDEPLEKQCPFFAKEGLTVSDVKSHISSLKDAAPKTEKTAPTADMPVAKATAAEATVTAPKYPSGISVEKTLEKIKLWGKGAEEEMKVKVEEEVQEKEATEAQQSKLFDYEDFFGAQIDRKKSDHTYRVFKKVMRRGREFPYAEDHSTGKKRDITVWCSNDYLGMSWHPKVMNAVSEALKNHGAGAGGTRNISGNSPLHEGLEAEIASLHEKEAALVFTSCYVANDTSLCTLGQTIPGVHMFSDAGNHASLIQGIRNSRVPKHIFRHNDPLHLEELLRKVDSGTPKIVVFETVHSMTGDISPLSELCDVAHKYGALTFVDEVHAVGLYGDQGAGVGQRDSCMDKIDIISGTLGKAFGNVGGYIASTSRTVDMIRSYGSGFIFTTSLPPTTLAGARASIQVLRGEEGKHLREKHQSNVRYLRQNLIEAGIPAIHSPSHIIPIHVGEAALCTHLSAELMNKHDIYVQAINYPTVARGSERLRVAPTPHHTKAMMDYFVSSIVRVWTDNGLELSRERSVCPDECEVCNKPLGIQILQAEEKVCGRSNCTYASLQDIFFTDNRRAVAMA; via the exons ATGCTTCTCTGGCAAAGGAATATATTCAG GAGAACAATGTCTACTGCCTTGCGATGCCCGTTTCTGTCGCGGATCCCCGTCAACCAAGTGAAGAAGACGGCAAGTCAGCTGATGTCGTACGCGGAGAGGTGCCCAGTCATGGTGCATGCGATGAGTTACATGAACGGCCCAGACATGATGACCGTCACAG ATGAGCCCCTTGAGAAGCAGTGTCCGTTCTTTGCCAAGGAAGGCCTGACTGTCAGCGATGTGAAGAGTCACATCTCCTCATTGAAAGATGCTGCTCCCAAGACAG aaaaaactgCCCCTACTGCTGATATGCCTGTTGCCAAGGCGACGGCTGCTGAGGCTACTGTCACTGCCCCGAAATACCCCTCAGGGATCAGCGTGGAGAAAACTCTGGAGAAAATCAAGCTGTGGGGCAAAGGTGCAGAGGAAG aaatgaaagtgaaagtagaagaGGAAGTACAGGAAAAAGAGGCCACAGAGG CCCAGCAGTCCAAGTTGTTTGACTACGAGGATTTCTTCGGGGCCCAGATCGACAGGAAAAAGAGCGACCACACCTACCGCGTGTTTAAGAAGGTGATGCGCCGTGGGAGGGAATTCCCCTACGCTGAGGACCACTCGACTGGCAAAAAGCGGGACATTACTGTGTGGTGCAGCAACGACTACCTGGGCATGAGCTGGCACCCAAAAGTCATGAATGCTGTCAG TGAAGCTCTGAAGAATCACGGGGCGGGGGCAGGCGGGACGCGAAATATATCAGGGAATTCCCCTCTCCACGAGGGGCTAGAGGCTGAGATAGCATCACTGCATGAGAAAGAGGCTGCTCTAGTGTTCACTTCCTGTTATGTGGCCAACGACACGTCTTTGTGCACACTAGGACAAACTATACCAg GTGTTCATATGTTCTCTGATGCTGGAAATCACGCCTCCCTGATCCAAGGAATAAGGAACAGCCGAGTCCCAAAACATATCTTCAGGCACAATGATCCCCTCCATTTAGAAGAACTGCTTCGTAAAGTGGATAGCGGCACCCCCAAGATTGTGGTCTTTGAAACTGTACATTCCATGACAG GTGACATATCCCCCCTGAGTGAGCTGTGTGACGTGGCCCATAAGTATGGTGCCCTGACCTTCGTGGACGAGGTTCACGCGGTCGGTCTGTATGGGGACCAGGGTGCAGGGGTCGGGCAGAGGGACAGCTGTATGGACAAGATTGACATCATCTCTGGAACTCTAG GTAAAGCCTTTGGGAACGTTGGGGGTTACATCGCCAGTACCTCGAGGACAGTGGACATGATCAGGAGTTACGGGTCGGGCTTCATCTTCACCACCAGTCTCCCTCCCACCACACTGGCGGGGGCCAGGGCGTCCATACAG GTTTTGCGCGGTGAAGAAGGCAAGCATCTGCGTGAAAAACATCAGAGCAACGTCCGTTACCTGCGACAGAACCTGATAGAGGCCGGTATACCTGCTATACACTCCCCGAGTCACATCATCCCCATTCAC GTCGGTGAAGCCGCCTTATGCACCCATCTATCCGCGGAGCTCATGAATAAACATGACATCTACGTCCAGGCCATCAACTATCCGACCGTGGCTCGCGGTAGCGAACGACTCCGTGTGGCTCCAACCCCTCACCACACCAAGGCCATGATGGACTACTTCGTGTCCTCCATTGTCAGAGTCTGGACTGACAATGGTCTGGAGTTGAGCAGGGAGAGATCCGTCTGTCCGGATGAGTGTGAGGTCTGCAACAAGCCGCTGGGGATCCAGATACTCCAGGCGGAAGAGAAAGTCTGCGGCCGATCCAACTGTACCTACGCCTCGCTCCAGGACATCTTCTTTACCGATAACCGCCGCGCTGTGGCAATGGCTTGA
- the LOC128160057 gene encoding E3 ubiquitin-protein ligase TRIM71-like, whose protein sequence is MAFSESQIPPDAQHYLVCGTEDCEKNCQFYCNDCHQPMCEQCRDEHQKNKKTKNHEVVHYKQRKRPLPVEKCKIHPTRNIELLCEECQIPICSKCTATREHRGHAFTDLEFVFDEKVSLKCHEEIAKIRNYSDPISQDLKKEIAGDVTEIKKIMEDLRASMKAEAESVKKTVDTITSEKIEQVDKIEQSLLETLINQNQQIDDYINYLNDLIKTYYGYLSPSNIEQLTFALKSENLMIRPIPETSKPVPPVFTAGQYSKEDVAKLLGRITVPNAIPENRKIKPMETASTQLKPTEKQRKQDREKSDVKQTLSRFPSVTKVREYTVPGVDGVNHISLGKSGRLWVSDNIGNLVQTDLQGNQLQKIQTSGELEGYHTVTQDGDLIYTDQDNKVINKITPDNTITEFIKTGDWEPHSIYSSHINGDILVGMYRKVTRYNKTGTEIQNIQRDNKGQLLYNLPHYITENINGDVCVSDYKIAVVVVNKSGQHRFSYTGQGFGFDPYGICTDIYGHILVCETNNNTVHLLDRDGQLLSLLLTSLQLGLQCPRSVCVDDENHLWMGQCNTNANRVSTLIFTYQ, encoded by the coding sequence ATGGCATTTTCTGAATCCCAAATACCACCTGACGCCCAGCATTATTTGGTGTGTGGCACTGAAGACTGTGAGAAGAACTGCCAATTTTACTGCAACGACTGTCACCAACCAATGTGTGAACAATGCAGAGATGAACATCAGAAGAATAAGAAAACCAAGAACCATGAAGTAGTCCATTATAAACAACGAAAACGACCGCTTCCTGTGGAGAAATGCAAGATCCATCCCACAAGAAATATAGAACTTCTCTGTGAAGAATGCCAGATTCCCATTTGTTCTAAATGCACAGCCACAAGAGAACATCGCGGCCATGCATTTACCGACCTAGAATTTGTCTTTGATGAAAAGGTTTCCTTAAAATGTCATGAAGAAATTGCCAAGATTCGAAATTATTCTGATCCAATTTCTCAAGATTTGAAAAAGGAAATTGCTGGTGATGTCACAGAAATAAAGAAGATCATGGAAGACTTAAGAGCATCCATGAAAGCTGAAGCCGAGTCTGTCAAAAAAACAGTTGATACAATTACATCAGAGAAAATAGAACAGGTCGACAAAATAGAACAGTCATTATTAGAAACATTAATCAACCAAAACCAACAAATTGATGATTACATCAACTATCTCaatgatttaatcaaaacatattATGGTTACCTATCTCCCTCAAACATAGAACAATTAACATTTGCTCTAAAATCAGAAAACCTAATGATACGACCCATACCAGAGACATCCAAACCAGTCCCACCCGTATTTACTGCAGGTCAATACAGCAAGGAAGATGTCGCCAAACTACTGGGTAGAATAACTGTCCCCAACGCTATACCagagaacagaaaaataaaacctatGGAGACTGCCTCTACACAGTTGAAACCTACAGAGAAACAGAGAAAACAAGACAGAGAGAAATCTGACGTGAAACAAACACTGTCTCGGTTTCCCTCTGTCACCAAGGTCAGGGAGTACACAGTACCAGGTGTTGATGGTGTAAATCATATATCACTGGGTAAATCAGGCAGACTCTGGGTCAGTGATAATATTGGTAACCTTGTCCAAACAGATCTACAGGGGAATCAGCTACAGAAGATACAAACCAGTGGTGAATTAGAAGGCTACCACACAGTGACACAGGACGGGGATCTGATCTATACAGACCAAGACAACAAAGTCATCAATAAAATAACACCGGATAATACAATCACTGAATTCATAAAAACAGGAGACTGGGAACCACACAGTATATACTCCTCCCACATCAACGGGGACATACTGGTGGGGATGTATCGTAAAGTCACCAGGTACAACAAGACAGGGacagaaatacagaacatacagaGAGACAACAAAGGGCAGTTACTGTATAATCTACCAcactacatcacagaaaacatcaatggtgaTGTCTGTGTATCAGACTATAAAATTGCCGTAGTGGTGGTGAATAAATCAGGACAACACAGGTTCTCCTACACAGGTCAGGGGTTTGGGTTTGATCCCTATGGAATATGTACTGATATTTACGGTCACATCTTGGTGTGTGAGACTAACAATAACACAGTTCATCTTCTGGATCGGGACGGTCAGCTCTTGTCTCTACTACTCACATCACTACAATTAGGGCTACAATGTCCCCGTAGTGTGTGTGTAGATGATGAAAACCATCTCTGGATGGGACAATGCAACACCAACGCGAACAGAGTGTCTACATTGATATTTACATATCAATAA
- the LOC128159595 gene encoding 5-aminolevulinate synthase, erythroid-specific, mitochondrial-like isoform X2 gives MLTLRRTMSTALRCPFLSRIPVNQVKKTASQLMSYAERCPVMVHAMSYMNGPDMMTVTDEPLEKQCPFFAKEGLTVSDVKSHISSLKDAAPKTEKTAPTADMPVAKATAAEATVTAPKYPSGISVEKTLEKIKLWGKGAEEEMKVKVEEEVQEKEATEAQQSKLFDYEDFFGAQIDRKKSDHTYRVFKKVMRRGREFPYAEDHSTGKKRDITVWCSNDYLGMSWHPKVMNAVSEALKNHGAGAGGTRNISGNSPLHEGLEAEIASLHEKEAALVFTSCYVANDTSLCTLGQTIPGVHMFSDAGNHASLIQGIRNSRVPKHIFRHNDPLHLEELLRKVDSGTPKIVVFETVHSMTGDISPLSELCDVAHKYGALTFVDEVHAVGLYGDQGAGVGQRDSCMDKIDIISGTLGKAFGNVGGYIASTSRTVDMIRSYGSGFIFTTSLPPTTLAGARASIQVLRGEEGKHLREKHQSNVRYLRQNLIEAGIPAIHSPSHIIPIHVGEAALCTHLSAELMNKHDIYVQAINYPTVARGSERLRVAPTPHHTKAMMDYFVSSIVRVWTDNGLELSRERSVCPDECEVCNKPLGIQILQAEEKVCGRSNCTYASLQDIFFTDNRRAVAMA, from the exons ATGCTGACGTTGAG GAGAACAATGTCTACTGCCTTGCGATGCCCGTTTCTGTCGCGGATCCCCGTCAACCAAGTGAAGAAGACGGCAAGTCAGCTGATGTCGTACGCGGAGAGGTGCCCAGTCATGGTGCATGCGATGAGTTACATGAACGGCCCAGACATGATGACCGTCACAG ATGAGCCCCTTGAGAAGCAGTGTCCGTTCTTTGCCAAGGAAGGCCTGACTGTCAGCGATGTGAAGAGTCACATCTCCTCATTGAAAGATGCTGCTCCCAAGACAG aaaaaactgCCCCTACTGCTGATATGCCTGTTGCCAAGGCGACGGCTGCTGAGGCTACTGTCACTGCCCCGAAATACCCCTCAGGGATCAGCGTGGAGAAAACTCTGGAGAAAATCAAGCTGTGGGGCAAAGGTGCAGAGGAAG aaatgaaagtgaaagtagaagaGGAAGTACAGGAAAAAGAGGCCACAGAGG CCCAGCAGTCCAAGTTGTTTGACTACGAGGATTTCTTCGGGGCCCAGATCGACAGGAAAAAGAGCGACCACACCTACCGCGTGTTTAAGAAGGTGATGCGCCGTGGGAGGGAATTCCCCTACGCTGAGGACCACTCGACTGGCAAAAAGCGGGACATTACTGTGTGGTGCAGCAACGACTACCTGGGCATGAGCTGGCACCCAAAAGTCATGAATGCTGTCAG TGAAGCTCTGAAGAATCACGGGGCGGGGGCAGGCGGGACGCGAAATATATCAGGGAATTCCCCTCTCCACGAGGGGCTAGAGGCTGAGATAGCATCACTGCATGAGAAAGAGGCTGCTCTAGTGTTCACTTCCTGTTATGTGGCCAACGACACGTCTTTGTGCACACTAGGACAAACTATACCAg GTGTTCATATGTTCTCTGATGCTGGAAATCACGCCTCCCTGATCCAAGGAATAAGGAACAGCCGAGTCCCAAAACATATCTTCAGGCACAATGATCCCCTCCATTTAGAAGAACTGCTTCGTAAAGTGGATAGCGGCACCCCCAAGATTGTGGTCTTTGAAACTGTACATTCCATGACAG GTGACATATCCCCCCTGAGTGAGCTGTGTGACGTGGCCCATAAGTATGGTGCCCTGACCTTCGTGGACGAGGTTCACGCGGTCGGTCTGTATGGGGACCAGGGTGCAGGGGTCGGGCAGAGGGACAGCTGTATGGACAAGATTGACATCATCTCTGGAACTCTAG GTAAAGCCTTTGGGAACGTTGGGGGTTACATCGCCAGTACCTCGAGGACAGTGGACATGATCAGGAGTTACGGGTCGGGCTTCATCTTCACCACCAGTCTCCCTCCCACCACACTGGCGGGGGCCAGGGCGTCCATACAG GTTTTGCGCGGTGAAGAAGGCAAGCATCTGCGTGAAAAACATCAGAGCAACGTCCGTTACCTGCGACAGAACCTGATAGAGGCCGGTATACCTGCTATACACTCCCCGAGTCACATCATCCCCATTCAC GTCGGTGAAGCCGCCTTATGCACCCATCTATCCGCGGAGCTCATGAATAAACATGACATCTACGTCCAGGCCATCAACTATCCGACCGTGGCTCGCGGTAGCGAACGACTCCGTGTGGCTCCAACCCCTCACCACACCAAGGCCATGATGGACTACTTCGTGTCCTCCATTGTCAGAGTCTGGACTGACAATGGTCTGGAGTTGAGCAGGGAGAGATCCGTCTGTCCGGATGAGTGTGAGGTCTGCAACAAGCCGCTGGGGATCCAGATACTCCAGGCGGAAGAGAAAGTCTGCGGCCGATCCAACTGTACCTACGCCTCGCTCCAGGACATCTTCTTTACCGATAACCGCCGCGCTGTGGCAATGGCTTGA